The Pseudomonas sp. PDM14 genomic interval CGGGTAGCACTATCAGGCGATCACGCATCGCCAGCCACCAGCGGCCAGCACTCGGCCAAGGCATCGAGCAGACGATCGAGCTGCGCGTCGCTGTGCAGCGCGCAGAAGGTCACACGCAAGCGCGCACTGCCGGCCGGCACGGTGGGGGGGCGGATCGCGCCGACCAGCAGGCCGCGGTCCTTGAGCAGTGCCGACAGGCGCAGCGCGCGCTCACTGTCGCCGACCAGAATCGGCTGGATCGGCGTCGGACTGTCCACCAGGCTCAGGTCGATCTCCGCGGCGCGCTGACGGAAACGTGTGATCAGGCGATTGAGGTGCTCGCGGCGCCAGTTCTCGCTGTGCAGCAGCTCCAGGCTTTTCAGCGTGGCGCAGGCCACGGCAGGGGGCTGGCTGGTGGTATAGATGTAGGGCCGGGCGAACTGGATCAGTGTTTCGATCAGCTCTTCGCTGCCAGCGACGAAGGCACCAGCAGTGCCGAAGGCCTTGCCCAGGGTGCCGACCAATACCGGCACCTCCGCGATGCCCAGGCCAAAGTGCTCGACGATACCGCCACCCGTGGCGCCCAGCGGGCCGAAGCCATGGGCGTCGTCGACCATCATCCAGGCGCCCTTGCGACGCGCCGCGGCGCACAGCGCCGGCAGGTCGGCAAGGTCGCCGTCCATGCTGAACACGCCGTCGGTCACCACCAGGGTGTTGCCCTCGGCCTTCTCCAGGCGCTTGCCGAGGCTCTCGGCGTCGTTGTGCAGGTAGCGCGAGAAACGCGCGCCGGACAGCAGCCCGGCGTCGAGCAGGGAAGCGTGATTGAGGCGGTCTTCCAGCACCGTATCGCCCTGACTAACCAGCGCCGTGACCGCCGCCAGGTTGGCCATGTAGCCGGTGGAAAATAGCAGCGCACGGGGTCGGCCGGTGAAGGCCGCCAGCGCCTCTTCCAGCTCGTGGTGCGGGCCGCTGTGGCCGATCACCAGGTGCGAGGCGCCGCCGCCCACGCCCCACTTTTCCGCGCCCTGCTGCATGGCACGGATCACCTCGGGATGACTGGCCAGGCCGAGGTAATCGTTGGAACAGAAGGCCAGCAGCTCGCGACCATCGACCTGCACCAGCGGGCCTTGCGGGCTTTGCAGCAACGGGCGCTGGCGGAACAGGTGGGCGGCGCGGCGCTCGGCCAGGCGGGCGGATAGATCGAATGTCATGGGCACGGGTACCGGTAGCGGGTGGATAACCGCAAACGGGTTATCCACTCTACGGAAAATCGAGGTTCAGCGCAGGAGTGGGGCGGGGCGCGCAACCGGCACGCCCATCCACCAGACAGGCTGTCAGGCCGAAACGGCGTTGTAGAACAGCTTGCCGTCACGCTGCTCGACCAACGCCTGCTCGATGGCGGCCTGATGTACCTCGTCGGCGTGCTCCTCGCGCTCTTCCGGCTTGATGCCGAGACGGGCGAACAGCTGCATGTCCTTGTCGGCCT includes:
- the bioF gene encoding 8-amino-7-oxononanoate synthase; the encoded protein is MTFDLSARLAERRAAHLFRQRPLLQSPQGPLVQVDGRELLAFCSNDYLGLASHPEVIRAMQQGAEKWGVGGGASHLVIGHSGPHHELEEALAAFTGRPRALLFSTGYMANLAAVTALVSQGDTVLEDRLNHASLLDAGLLSGARFSRYLHNDAESLGKRLEKAEGNTLVVTDGVFSMDGDLADLPALCAAARRKGAWMMVDDAHGFGPLGATGGGIVEHFGLGIAEVPVLVGTLGKAFGTAGAFVAGSEELIETLIQFARPYIYTTSQPPAVACATLKSLELLHSENWRREHLNRLITRFRQRAAEIDLSLVDSPTPIQPILVGDSERALRLSALLKDRGLLVGAIRPPTVPAGSARLRVTFCALHSDAQLDRLLDALAECWPLVAGDA